gccttaggcagctgcctggtctgcctgcccctaatgccggccctgccttcagtgttcagtagtgaaattAATGAGTGGGTGGCAATCAGAAAACAAATCCCTGCCAAAGCACtttggtccctgagaatctgcccgggggccggataaaaggtcatcgagggccataaagggccctggggcctgaggttccccacccctgacatAAACAAATACATCTAAACATACAGAATTGTATATAGAGATTGTGTTTCAGGTTAGGACTCTTAGTTTCTTCTCACTGATCTGCACATTTTTATTTCAAACAACATGTTAGTAAAATTATAGTAATTCTACTTATTTGTGGAATTGTTCCCACTGAGAGAAAAAAACAAATTCAACATTGTAATCATTACACTCTTTATTAGAACAAAATACATTCAAACATTCAAACTGTACAATAATGCTTACAGATAAATAGACATTAAATGGTCGATTCTTTTATTTGCCTTTACAGCAATATTTTGATTTAATTCTCTTTAAGGCGTGTGCCACTTCATTGTTCCGCAAACTATAAATCAAAGGATTAAGCATTGGTATAATGACACTATAAAACACAGATGCAACTCTGTCCTGGTCCATGGAATAAGTGGAAGATGGTCTCAAGTACATGAAGAGAATGGTGCTGTAAAATATAGTGACAGCTGTAAAGTGAGAAGCGCAGGTGGAAAATGCCTTCTTCCTCCCCTCCGCTGAGCGAATTCTAAGGATGCTGCTTATTATGTAGGTGTAGGAGACTATGATGGTGGTGAGGGAGCTTGTTTCTGTAAATCCTCCAAATATAAACATCAGTATTTCATTCATGGTGGTCTTGGTGCATGACAGTTTCAGGAGAGGAGGAACGTCACAGTAGAAATGATCAATCTTGTTGGTCTTACAGAATGGGAGTCGGAAAGTGGTGATGGTGTGTATGGTGGCATTGAGGTATCCCAGAGTGTATGCCCCAGCCACAAACTGCAGACAAATTCTTTTACTCATGACTACTGAATATAGCAGTGGGTTGCATATCGCCACATAGCGATCATAGGCCATGATGCCCAATAAGAAGCATTCAGTGGTCACTGAAGCAGCAAAAAAATACATCTGAACAGCACATTCTTTGTAACCAATGGTTTTTGACTTTGACATAAAATTCACCAATGTTTTGGGCGTGATAACGGTGGCATAGCACAGATCTAAGAACGATAGATTGTTGAGAAAAAAATACATGGGTGTGTGGAGCCGAGAATCTGCTCTGATAGCCACTAAGATGCCAAGGTTACCGGTAATGGTGAGAATGTAGAAGATAAGGAAGAGCACAAAAAGCGCGATCTCGAGTTTACGATTATCTGTCAGTCCAAGAAGAATGAATTCTGTAAAATGTGTGTTGTTCCACTCTGCCATGTAAAATATTTCTGTAAAGAAGTTATATTGTTTACAGTTTTGCAGCAGTATTTAGCCAATTCTATAGGTTGCAAGACAAGAAAAGCAGGGCTTCCAGAAAAAGTGACGCTCTTGTTCATAGTGTGGGTTAGATACTGCAGCCCAGCTCCATTCATAACCCCTTCAAAGCATAACTAGGTATTTTGAACTAAAACGCATGACATCCCACAACTAATAACTAGTAACTTCATAATTACTTTGCTTATCTTGTATTAAAGTTGTTATCCGGGACTATTTTAATTTTTTCTCAAGTGGCTAAGAACTGACAGGCAGGGCCTTTTTCTGCCCGACGCTGGCTCAGAGAGATCCCAGACCGCTCTTAACAGCTATTCTGCTACTTCATGTCAACAGAGCGGCTGTTCTTCCTCCAGGCTGCTCTGTCAACGGGGCAAGACCATCATGCTGATTGCCTGCTGGCTCCCTATAATCAGGCAGcggagagccagctgtcaatcagcatgacatcagtagTCAGGccgtgtcaacagagcagagcggaagagaagcagctgctctgttgACCTTCCGTCACAGGAAGCTGCAGAATCGCTGGCAAGAGAAGTGTCGGTCACAACAGGTAGGTAGTTAGAAACTACCTGCCTGTAAATTCTTAggcccataagaaaaaaaaatggtgccggATAACTCCTTAATGTAATTACTTGCTATTTTATATGGTtccttcattgtttacttggtGACTACAGATGACACACACATGCTACAATAGTGGATCATGGTGGTTTCAACCTGTATTTCAACCAGAATAATCTTAAATGTAAGAAATAGCACTT
The Ranitomeya imitator isolate aRanImi1 chromosome 3, aRanImi1.pri, whole genome shotgun sequence genome window above contains:
- the LOC138672287 gene encoding olfactory receptor 8U9-like, with protein sequence MAEWNNTHFTEFILLGLTDNRKLEIALFVLFLIFYILTITGNLGILVAIRADSRLHTPMYFFLNNLSFLDLCYATVITPKTLVNFMSKSKTIGYKECAVQMYFFAASVTTECFLLGIMAYDRYVAICNPLLYSVVMSKRICLQFVAGAYTLGYLNATIHTITTFRLPFCKTNKIDHFYCDVPPLLKLSCTKTTMNEILMFIFGGFTETSSLTTIIVSYTYIISSILRIRSAEGRKKAFSTCASHFTAVTIFYSTILFMYLRPSSTYSMDQDRVASVFYSVIIPMLNPLIYSLRNNEVAHALKRIKSKYCCKGK